The nucleotide window TTAATCAGGAATTTTCTCTTCATCTTTCAGCACGCTGAGCGTTTGCTCGTTGCCGTTCGATGGAGGCGCATTATAGGGATGCGCCGTGGGAAGGCAAGCATAAATCTGAACTTTTTTATCAACCGCTGAAACTTCGCGCAGAACGCTGCTTTTTAGCCCTGTTTGATGCGTGCAGGCAGGTCAGCAAGGCTGTTAATTACCCAATCAGCTGCCTTTTCGCCCTCTTCCGTTACCGGCTTTCCGCTGCGAACTAATACATTTATTCCTACACCTGCCGCCTTGCCAGCCAGCACATCATCAATTTTGTCGCCAACCATATAAGAAGCGGCCATATCGATGTTCAGTTCTTTCTGTGCTGCCAGCAGCATGCCCGGCGCTGGTTTACGGCAGTCGCACTGCTGACGATACTCTTCTACTACTGCTTCAGGATGATGCGGGCAGAAATAGATGCCATCCAGATCGACATCGCGATCGGCGAGCGACCAGTCCATCCATTCGGTCAACTGCATAAAGGTATCTTCAGAGAACATGCCGCGCGCGATACCAGACTGATTAGTTACCATCACCAGCGCGTAACCCATCTTTTTCAGTTCCTGCATCGCCTCAATAGCGCCATCTATAAACTGAAAGTTGTCGATCTCATGGACGTAACCATGATCCACATTCATCGTGCCATCACGATCCAGAAATATGGCGGGGACTTTGTCTGTCACGTAGAAACTCCTGCTACTAATGTTGTCGTAGAGTATCGCATGATTGCGCGTAAGGTGAGAACGGCAGTTTGAATGACTTTGATTGATTTAGCCATCTGGATGCCTTAACATCCACTCGCCTTTGCCCCGAGCGAGGCACTCAATACACGCCACGGATAACTGCACTACGATAATAAAATGATAAAACTTAACTCTATCACCAAAGTGTTCCAGCAGGGGACGCGCACGATCACCGCGCTGTCTGATGTCAGCCTGCACGTGCCTGCCGGACAAATTTATGGCGTTATTGGCGCATCGGGTGCCGGGAAAAGTACCCTGATCCGCTGCGTTAACCTGCTTGAGCGACCAACCTCTGGCAACGTTCTGGTTGACGACCAGGAGTTGACCAGCCTGTCAGAAAGCCAGCTGACTCAGGCTCGCCGCCAGATTGGCATGATATTCCAACATTTTAACCTGATGAATTCACGCACCGTGGCCGGCAACGTTGCCCTGCCGCTGGAGCTGGGAAAACTGTCACGCGGCGAGATTAGCGCACGGGTAAAAGAGCTGCT belongs to Erwinia pyri and includes:
- the gmhB gene encoding D-glycero-beta-D-manno-heptose 1,7-bisphosphate 7-phosphatase, producing the protein MTDKVPAIFLDRDGTMNVDHGYVHEIDNFQFIDGAIEAMQELKKMGYALVMVTNQSGIARGMFSEDTFMQLTEWMDWSLADRDVDLDGIYFCPHHPEAVVEEYRQQCDCRKPAPGMLLAAQKELNIDMAASYMVGDKIDDVLAGKAAGVGINVLVRSGKPVTEEGEKAADWVINSLADLPARIKQG